The Pontibacter deserti region GGCCAAAGCTCCCTGCCTCCTGCTGTAAATCAATCCCTAAACCTTTCTGTTTATAGTTGGGTGAACTCAACAGCACGGCTCCCCCTATAGCACCGCTTCCATAGTTTGCACCTGCCGAACCAGCCTGTACAGCAACATCGCCGAGCCCACTAAGCGGGAGTGTAGAGAAGTCGGATTGCCCAAGTGTTGGTAAGCCAATGTTTAGCCCATTCCAGAGTACTGCTGTTTGGGATGCATTGGTACCACGAAACGTCACACTTGATAGACCGCTAACACCATAGCTTTTAAAGTATACCGGCGTACGGGCCTGCAGAGCATCTGCAAGCGAGCTGCTATGGTAGGTTTGCAGGTACGTGCTGTCGAGGGTGGTAACGTGGCTGCCCACCGCGAACACCTCGGCGGGTTTGCCAAATACTTCTACACTTTGCAGCTGGTACTGCGAAGTATCCTGCTGGGCTGCAACCGGAAGTACAGCTATAGCCAGGCTAGCAAGAAGTATAAAATGTAGAATACGGTTAACCACGTTTAAATGCTTTTATCCCGAAGCATGCAGTAGGGCAGAAAACGTGTGCAGCAAAAGCCAGAAGTGGCAGAAACTGTGCAGCTTTTTACCCGAAAGCATACGACAAAAATTGTCCGGACTGGCAGGTCTCCTGGCTCTCTTCAGCTAGCCCGCCTTCCCATACAATGTACAGTGGCGTTGGTATTGGGCTAACCCCTTTAATGAAGATTACAGTTGCGGGAACAGCACAGGTATTACACCTGTTTCCCTTTTAAGGCCGAAACTACAGGTTATAGTTACAGCCACCAATCAAGAGTAAAATTACGAATTATGAATTAAGAATTATGAATTGGTGATTTTATTTTGCTGTAGTGTACTGATAAACTATAAAACATCGTCAGCGTATCCCGAACAACGATTAACGAGCAACGAATAACGACATTGAAGCTAACTAAGGACTTTTATACCCGGCCAAATGTAGTGCAGATAGCGCAGGAGCTGTTGGGAAAGTATATTTATACTTCTGTGGATGGTATGCTTACTGGCGGAATGATCGTGGAAACGGAAGCTTACTCCGGGGAAAATGACCGCGCCTGCCATGCCCATATGAACCGCCGCACAGCCCGCACCGAAATTATGTACCACGAAGGCGGCGTAGCTTATGTGTACCTGGTATATGGCATCTATAACCTGTTTAACATCATTACAAATACAGAAGGTAAAGCCGATGCCGTGCTGGTAAGAGCCATAGAACCAGAGATAGGTACAGAAGAAATGCTGCTTCGCCGGAACATGCCGCTTATAAAACCTAATCTAACTGCCGGGCCGGGTGTGTTAAGTATAGCGTTGGGCATTAACCGCAAACATTACGGCGAAGATTTAACCGGAAATACTATCTGGGTTGAAGACAAAGGCATTACCATACCTGAAGAAAGTATAATAGCCGTGCCACGAATAGGTATAGATTACGCCGGCGACGATGCCCTGCTGCCCTGGCGCTTTTATGTGAAAAACAGCAAATGGGTCAGCAAAAAATAGCTTAATCTGAAACGGGGAAGGGTTTGCTTTGCATAACAGCCAGCCTGTGGTATAGTGCTTTTTTTAGGGTAGGATGTATGCCGGTCAGCAAGTATACTGTAGTGCCCACCTCGCGAGCGTACACATTTCTGATACTTCCTATCTTTTTTATACTTCCGATGTACTGTTTTTCTGATTCCTGTAAAGGTGCTTCGCTAGCTCCTTTCACAAGTATAATGTGTTTGATCTGCGTAAGGTCAGGGAACCAGTAAATATAGTCAGCATTGTAAGATACAGCCGAAGGCAGGGTTTTATTCCCGTAAAAATTAATGGCCCCGGCCTGGCCATAGTTATCGCAAAGTATAAGTGTTTTAGCTTTCTCAGTTTCAGGTATAAGTTGGTAAGCTGCTTTTGTAATGCCTGATAGTTCTTTCCAGCCCTGCATGTCTGCGAAGTCCTGGGGCAGGAGATGATCTTTGCCGTCTTCCCACTTCAGCAGGTTCAGGTCTTTAAACTTTTCTGCCTTTGCCTGTATCTGGCCGGGGCTTAGTACCGGAAACGCTACCGACATGATTGGGATAAATATGGCTATACTTGCTACCACCCACAACGGCATGGTGTAGCGCCTCCACCCACTGTTAAAAAGCCGCTCCCAGTACACACTACCAAAGGCCAGCAACACCGGGTACAAGCCAATCGCATAATAACTTTTTGCCTTAAACAACAGAAATAAGAGCAGCACCAACACATAGCACCAGCCAACAAACCGGTAAGGCCGGAAAGGCTTGTAAACTACGAAAGCCACCAATGCCCCAATAAGCAGGAAAACAGACCCGATAAAGAAAATGAACTGGTCTTTCAGGAAATCAGAGGGTTTTACATTTACCAGCTGGGTAGCTTTCAGTTCCTGCATATGCGCTATTACCGGAAAGTTGTGCTGCACCTGCCATATAATGTTAGGGGAGGCAATAAGTAGTGCGATAAGTGCTGCTTTATATAATGCGGGTTGTGTAAAAACCTTCCGGTACGGCGAAACCAGTAAGGCAATTGCCAGACCTGCTACCAGAAACAGGATGGTATACTTGTTCAGGAAACCAAAACCGATAACTACCCCCAAACAGTAAAGCCATTTGTTTTGCTGCGAGTTTACGAAACGGATAAAAAAATAAAAGGTCAACGTCCAGCAAAGTACATCGAAGGAGTTGGGCTGAAAAAGCATATTAATGCGCAGCATAGCCGATAAAAGTATAGCTGTAGCACCCAGAATTTTCGCATAAAGTCCGCCTTTCAGTTCATCTACTATAAACCAGACGGTAACTATAGTTAGCGCCCCGAACAAAGCAGGGAAGAAGCGTACCCAGAAATAACTGTTCCCTAAAGCTTGTATAACCCAGGCTACAAAAGCTGTAAATGGCGGCACTGATACATAACCTGCTGCTAAATGATTGGCCTGGTCCAGGTGCAGGTATTCGTCGCGGTGCAGGTCGTAAGCAGCATCTACCAGCATGTATTGCAGCACAAACTTCAGGAGTACAATACCTATAAGTATGGCTATGTGAAGTAGGGGATTGCTGCTTGTTGGGCGCATAAGGTTCTGTAAGTATAGTTAAAGTTAAATATAAACTATAAATCAGAACTATAGCCACAAAAAAAGCAGCTGTGGTATAAATCACAGCTGCTTTTCTATATCAGGTTGCTTTTATTTATTGTTTCTGCGCTTTTCAGTACCAAGTTCATTATCTGTTTGGTTCATTGGGGTATAGTCGTTTGCGCCCCTGTTGCCTGCTGCATCTCGTTTTAAACTGTTCGAGATATCTTTCTGGCCACTCTGGTCGGTTTCAGTTCTGCTCCCCTGTCCTGCACCCTGAGTTGGCTTGTTCTGGTTGCTTACCCGTGATTTTGAATCGCCAAGCGAGTTCGGGTTATTTGTACCCTGGTTAGTTATTTGTGGCGATTTTTGTCCGCCATGTTTACCTGCTTCAAAAGATTTCTCAGGCTTACTTGCTGAATGGTGATGTTGATTTTGCGGATTATTTTTATTCTGATTGTTTTTCATGGCTTTAAATTTTATTAGAGCTTATACTTAACTTTAAAGTATAAATGGCTTCAGAAGAATCTGAAGCCATTTATATCATTTATGATTCATATTTACTTATCGGTTACCAGATCTGTTTGATGATCCTGAACCAGATGAAGATGAGTTATTGCTGTTTTTGTGGCTCTGGCTACCTGCTTTGGCATGACCCTGAGGATCACCGTGCCAACCACGGCCCTGGCCTGAGCTGCTTTTTGAGCCGCTGCTACTGTTCATATTAGAAGTTCTGCTCGAAGATGAGCCTTGTGAAGAAGAACTCATATTAGAAGAAGAACTCATATTACGGTTATTACCTGAATTGTTTTGAGACTGATTGCTCGAATTATTGCGTTTCATAGCTTTCAAAGTTTAGTTAAACATAGCGCCCTCTCCGGGACTACATGTTTATTTTACGACGCAAATTGCAAGCAGTTAATGTTTTACAAGTATAAACCAATAGCCGCGAATGGTACTAAAGCAATATATTATTTCGAATGAAGATATAGTGCTATAAAGGTATAACAGAAGATGTATGTAATTGGTACATAGACGTTTATTAGGTTGCTTTATGTAAGCTGATACTAAAATTTGAACAGTACAAAACGGAGAGGTCCAGCTATTATAACTCCTGTTTCAGGGCTAAAAAATAATTTATAACAGAAGCTATACTTTCTCGCAAAACAACACGATAGGCTTTTGGTGCATATCTGTTGTAAAGAACAAGTATAGATTTCCTCCTTCTCTGATTCCTGTTTTCTTACGGATGCTGGCTACCGATTCAGGGAAATTACGAATGGTGATATTAGCCTGCTTTCGTGGTAATCGGGCCAGTAACTCTTTTTTATTATAGCGGCTTGTGCCTGTGCATTTAAATACACGCCCGGGGAAATCAGGTAGTAACGTATCGGAAGTATAAAGATGGCTATTAGGGTGCAGTTTATAAACCGGGAATTGCTGCGTAATGCTTTTATAGGCGCCTGCTTTAAGTATGGCTGCATTAGGTTCATACACATACGTCAGCGGGTCTGAATAAGGGGGAGTTGCTTTTTGCTCCTGATCCCCGGTAAAAACAAATGTGCTGATGCTACCGTCTGCTTTGATGTTTACAGCTTCAAGTTCTGGTTGTACTGCCGGGTTCTGTTGCAGCAAGTATAAAACTTCCTTACACTCGTTCTGCACAGCTACCACCCATACTTTAACAACTTTCCTCAGCTGCGAAATGGCCAGGTCAATATCCAGCATCGGCGACGCTTTCAATAATACTTTATCAGCTTTCTGAAACAGAACAGGCAACAGGTTCAGTATATCTGGTTCGCAGTCTTGCAGCAGGTGCAGTTTCTCAGAGCGGTCGCCGCGGCGGGCAGGATCTAAGTATAAAACATCGGCATAGCCGGTAAAGCCCTCTAAAAATTGGTTAGCTGTAGTAGCTATAGTTTGGATGTTAGATGCCCCAAGTATCCCGAAGTTATAGTTTGCAATCTCAGACAGCTCCTGGTTCTGTTCCACGTGTATCACCTGCTCAAAACTCTTAGAGAAGTAAAAGCTATCTGCACCAAAGCCGCCCGTCAGGTCTACAAGTAATTTACCTGTTACCAGAGATGCTTTAAACGCTGCCGTTGCTTCGGATGAGCTTTGTTCTACAGAAATGTTTGCAGGAAAAATGAGTTCAGGGTCAGCAGCCCAGACCGGAAGTTTTGACATTGCTTTCTGGCGTGCCTGTATCTGCTGTACCAGTTCCGCTACAGGCAAATCCGGGTAACGGCGCGCCTGTAACATAAGCGTTGCCAGCTGCTCGTGCAGGTGTTCTAGAATAAAATCTTTCTCAGCTTCTTTATAAATACGCATACTGCAGTAGTGGGCCAGTCGTTATATTCAGGCTGTATGGCAAAAGTAATGCATTATTTATTAAGCAATGTTATACTAAGGTTGTTGTGGTTGTAACAGTTTGATGTTAAACAATTTATAGCCTGGCAAGTTGTATTAAAAATAACGTTTATAAACCTAAAATCAGAAAGCTATGAAGAAATGGACACGATTAATGATGCTGGCAATGCTGCCGGCTGTAATGTTGGTAAGCTGCGACGAAGACGATGATGATGTTATTGTACAGGAAGAAGCCAGAATAATGGTGGTTCACGCTTCTCCTGATGCTCCCGGAGTAGACTTATTGATAGATGATGAAAAAGTAAATACATCGGCTCTGACTTACCCTGATAATACAGGATACTTAACAGTTGATGCGGGTTCCAGAAATATTAAAGTAAATCTTGCTGGTTCAAATACTACTGTTATCCAGGGTAATCTTAATGCTGTAAGAGACCAGAGCTATTCTGTTTTTGCTTATGGTACTGCAGCAGAAGATGATGATACCGATCTGTCAGCTCTTGTAATTACTGATGACCTTACTGCACCTGCCTCAGGTAATGCAAAAGTTCGCTTTATACATTTATCGCCTGATGCCCCGACAGTTGATATAGTTAATGTTACAGACGAAGCTAGCGAAGCTGTATTATTTGATGCACAGCGCTACGGGGTTCCTTCAGCGTTCCAGCCTGTGCTAGCTGGTTCTTATGACCTGGAAGTGCGCCTGGAGGATGGAACAGTAGTGCCATTGGATGGATTAGAAGGAATTCAATTACAAAATGGCAGTATCTATACAATTATTGCCACTGGTTTTGTAACTACCCCGGAAGGCAATACCAATGCACTAAGCGTTGAAATAATAGAGCACGAAACTGAATAAGTATATGCTTAGCTTCTTATAAAACAGCGTTTGCACATAGGCAGGCGCTGTTTTTATTTGCTATTGACTGTTGTTGAACTAATTGTTGAACTTGCGTAACAAAATCCGTAATTTTGAGTTTTCAACTGAAAAAATATTAAAGATGGTAGATACATTCCTGAAGTACAAAGTAAAAGATATTTCGCTGGCTGCATGGGGCCGCAAAGAGATAAAACTGGCTGAAGCTGAAATGCCTGGCCTGATGGCAATTCGTGAGGAGTATGGCCCGAGCAAGCCACTTGCCGGTGCACGTATCGCAGGCTGCCTTCACATGACAATCCAGACGGCTGTTTTGATTGAAACGCTGGTTGAATTGGGTGCTGAAGTTACCTGGTCATCATGCAACATCTTCTCTACGCAGGACCACGCTGCCGCCGCTATTGCTGCTGCCGGTATCTCTGTTTATGCTTGGAAAGGTATGACAGCTGAAGAGTTTGACTGGTGCATTGAGCAGACGTTGTTCTTCGGTGAAGACCGTAAGCCATTGAACATGATCCTGGATGATGGTGGTGACCTGACTAACATGGTTCTTGATAAATATCCTGAACTTGCCCCTGCTATTAAAGGCCTTTCTGAAGAAACTACTACTGGTGTGCACCGCCTGTACGAGCGTGTTAAGAACGGTACACTTCCGATGCCTGCCATCAACGTAAACGACTCTGTTACCAAATCTAAGTTCGATAACAAGTATGGCTGTAAAGAATCATTGGTAGATGCGATTCGTCGTGCTACTGATGTGATGATGGCTGGTAAAGTAGCTGTTGTTGCTGGTTACGGTGATGTTGGTAAAGGTTCTGCGGCTTCATTAAGAGGTGCTGGTGCCCGTGTTATAGTTACTGAAATAGACCCGATCTGCGCACTGCAGGC contains the following coding sequences:
- a CDS encoding glycosyltransferase family 39 protein, giving the protein MRPTSSNPLLHIAILIGIVLLKFVLQYMLVDAAYDLHRDEYLHLDQANHLAAGYVSVPPFTAFVAWVIQALGNSYFWVRFFPALFGALTIVTVWFIVDELKGGLYAKILGATAILLSAMLRINMLFQPNSFDVLCWTLTFYFFIRFVNSQQNKWLYCLGVVIGFGFLNKYTILFLVAGLAIALLVSPYRKVFTQPALYKAALIALLIASPNIIWQVQHNFPVIAHMQELKATQLVNVKPSDFLKDQFIFFIGSVFLLIGALVAFVVYKPFRPYRFVGWCYVLVLLLFLLFKAKSYYAIGLYPVLLAFGSVYWERLFNSGWRRYTMPLWVVASIAIFIPIMSVAFPVLSPGQIQAKAEKFKDLNLLKWEDGKDHLLPQDFADMQGWKELSGITKAAYQLIPETEKAKTLILCDNYGQAGAINFYGNKTLPSAVSYNADYIYWFPDLTQIKHIILVKGASEAPLQESEKQYIGSIKKIGSIRNVYAREVGTTVYLLTGIHPTLKKALYHRLAVMQSKPFPVSD
- a CDS encoding THUMP-like domain-containing protein, with protein sequence MRIYKEAEKDFILEHLHEQLATLMLQARRYPDLPVAELVQQIQARQKAMSKLPVWAADPELIFPANISVEQSSSEATAAFKASLVTGKLLVDLTGGFGADSFYFSKSFEQVIHVEQNQELSEIANYNFGILGASNIQTIATTANQFLEGFTGYADVLYLDPARRGDRSEKLHLLQDCEPDILNLLPVLFQKADKVLLKASPMLDIDLAISQLRKVVKVWVVAVQNECKEVLYLLQQNPAVQPELEAVNIKADGSISTFVFTGDQEQKATPPYSDPLTYVYEPNAAILKAGAYKSITQQFPVYKLHPNSHLYTSDTLLPDFPGRVFKCTGTSRYNKKELLARLPRKQANITIRNFPESVASIRKKTGIREGGNLYLFFTTDMHQKPIVLFCEKV
- the ahcY gene encoding adenosylhomocysteinase; the encoded protein is MVDTFLKYKVKDISLAAWGRKEIKLAEAEMPGLMAIREEYGPSKPLAGARIAGCLHMTIQTAVLIETLVELGAEVTWSSCNIFSTQDHAAAAIAAAGISVYAWKGMTAEEFDWCIEQTLFFGEDRKPLNMILDDGGDLTNMVLDKYPELAPAIKGLSEETTTGVHRLYERVKNGTLPMPAINVNDSVTKSKFDNKYGCKESLVDAIRRATDVMMAGKVAVVAGYGDVGKGSAASLRGAGARVIVTEIDPICALQAAMDGFAVKKMADAVKEADIVVTATGNKDIITAEHFRSMKDKAIVCNIGHFDNEIDMAWLNSNYGHTKDEIKPQVDLYNIEGKDIIILAEGRLVNLGCATGHPSFVMSNSFSNQTLAQLELWTNAEAYENKVYTLPKHLDEKVARLHLGKIGVELDELSPDQAAYIGVEVEGPFKPEYYRY
- a CDS encoding DUF4397 domain-containing protein, which gives rise to MKKWTRLMMLAMLPAVMLVSCDEDDDDVIVQEEARIMVVHASPDAPGVDLLIDDEKVNTSALTYPDNTGYLTVDAGSRNIKVNLAGSNTTVIQGNLNAVRDQSYSVFAYGTAAEDDDTDLSALVITDDLTAPASGNAKVRFIHLSPDAPTVDIVNVTDEASEAVLFDAQRYGVPSAFQPVLAGSYDLEVRLEDGTVVPLDGLEGIQLQNGSIYTIIATGFVTTPEGNTNALSVEIIEHETE
- a CDS encoding DNA-3-methyladenine glycosylase — protein: MKLTKDFYTRPNVVQIAQELLGKYIYTSVDGMLTGGMIVETEAYSGENDRACHAHMNRRTARTEIMYHEGGVAYVYLVYGIYNLFNIITNTEGKADAVLVRAIEPEIGTEEMLLRRNMPLIKPNLTAGPGVLSIALGINRKHYGEDLTGNTIWVEDKGITIPEESIIAVPRIGIDYAGDDALLPWRFYVKNSKWVSKK